GGGCCATCTTCGCGGCGGGCAGGCTCTCCGACCACGTCGTGCTGCGCGGCCCAGCGATGGTGGTGGTGGAGTTCTTCCGCGCCGCCCCGCTGGTCGTGCTGATCTTCATCTTCTACTACGGGCTAGGCTTGCCTCAGCTGTGGGCGTTGGTGCTGGGTCTGCTGCTCTACAACGGGTCGGTGCTGGCCGAGGTCTTCCGTGCGGGTGTGAACTCGCTGCCCAAGGGGCAGAGCGAGGCTGCCTACGCGATCGGTATGCGCAAGACACAGGTCATGAACATCGTTCTGCTGCCGCAGGCATTGCGCGCGATGATGCCTGCGATCGTCAGCCAGCTGGTGGTACTGCTCAAGGACACCGCCCTCGGCTTCCTCATCACCTACGAGGAGCTGCTGGACTACGCGCGGCTCATCGGCGGACTCGGTCAGTTCGCCAGGCCGCAGATCCCGACGGCCCTGGTGGTCGCCGCCATCTACATCGCGCTCTGCCTGTTGTTGACCTGGGTGGCGAGCATCCTGGACAAGCGCCAGCGCAAGACGAAGAAGGTCGCCGTCAAGTCCGGAGCCGAGAAAAAGGCTGCCGCAGCAGGTCCGGCTGCGGTGGGTGTCGATATCCCCGGGCGCAACATCGACGTCGGCGAATGATGCAGCGGTCGCTGCCATGACCGCTTGTTGACCCGAGATTCCGCGAGCCGGGTCCGCACCAGCACGGTGCGGACCCGGCTCGTTGTTCGAATGGGCC
This Actinoalloteichus hymeniacidonis DNA region includes the following protein-coding sequences:
- a CDS encoding amino acid ABC transporter permease is translated as MTSVLYDLPGPKARIRNRILGVIGILVLVAGVGFVGYRFWATGQFDAERWEWILYVNVQLGLVDALLNTLTAFGLGAVFALIFGAIFAAGRLSDHVVLRGPAMVVVEFFRAAPLVVLIFIFYYGLGLPQLWALVLGLLLYNGSVLAEVFRAGVNSLPKGQSEAAYAIGMRKTQVMNIVLLPQALRAMMPAIVSQLVVLLKDTALGFLITYEELLDYARLIGGLGQFARPQIPTALVVAAIYIALCLLLTWVASILDKRQRKTKKVAVKSGAEKKAAAAGPAAVGVDIPGRNIDVGE